gatttttttttcgtgaATCATGAAACTATAaatctaaaatgtaaatttcaaCTTAATATCTTAAGCCGTTAAGAAAAAGAGCCTTGACTAAAGAACACACGTATCAACACACATGCTTTGGACCAGGCAAAACAAATCAAGGCAAATAAAATCAAGGCTAAAAACTGCCGGCAAAAATGTTGGTATCCTGAACTAGATCTATGAACACTCTTCACTTCGCTTGTTCCAAGCTCTAGTTTGGTCGTAATGCAGCCATCGTTGGGATATTTTTGCAAAGTATTGAGAAGCTTTGAATTTATACGAGGCGATTGTGAATGCAAAACTTCAAAGTTTGGAACACCGTTGCAAGGTCGTCTGGTCGATCTAGCTCTACAATATATTacagagtgtgctcaggaactattcAATTTAGTTCCAACCTCACTTTTCTACTATCGAACCGAAAATGCGAAATATCGTTAGGGTCTACCCATTACGGGGTTGATATTCTTTCGACACGTACAAATCGCTCCGCTTTCTCGTTTTGAACGCGCACCGCAAAGATCGGTCTTCTCCGCTAAGCGTAATATGGGTTTCGTCAAACCAAGCGTCAACAGCAGTGAGTGGTATTTTCTAGCTAAGCTTAGTACGCATCACTATACACCATTCGGTGTGATTGCAATCAAACACTGATCGATACATTTAAAGAACAGATGACAAAGTTATCATAAAATATGCAAAGTAACGTTTTTTATTATAGGATCCCGTACCTTAAAACAGGAGTATCAAAGTTGAATAGCATCACAGGATTAATTATTCAACAAAATACCTATAACAAAATGTGATACATTTAATTATCACACATTATGATACCATTAAAAGGGTTTTCCAGTCCTGAATACCCTTTGCGATCAGCAAAAAAATCCCTTTTCATTTACCTGAGGTTTCAGTTAACAAATGTTTGCAATTAGAAAGGTTTGCATGTTGGCCCATTTTAAAATGccttattataatttctaaaaattaTTTCCGAGTGGtcatgaaaatattttgaacatttatattattttcacgaACCTATTTATTTGCGAACtctttacaaattaataaatgaaataattttttcgcaagaaaatgtttaattttgtttagcaCAAAGGCTTTAATATTGTTTTCTCAAGCCCGTACGATGAAAAATCATTTTGTATTCTGTCAGCACTCATTAAAAAGAACATACATTtacaacttaaacttaaatacattttaagtttCGCAAATACCCATGAGCAATACTTTTTGAGCATCTAATATGTTAACATCCTTTAAATATTACAACAGGACTAAGTAATAGTGTGAAGATACAACAGATTCAGCTTGCCAGGCGAGTGATTGATAGACCATTTGCCATTCTATTTGTGCAGCAGTCGTTTAGTAAAAACCTTCAAACGGATATAAATTCCACAaggtacttagtttttttttatttctagacATGTTACAGATTCACTTACACTAGAGGGTCAGAAATCATTCAGCCAAATCAGCCACACTTTTGCTATGTTACTGATGATGCCATTTCCAGAATAGGCACCAATGAGTAAACTAGTGTAAGATGTAATACAATATTTGATCATTTCCATGCAAGCAAGTATGTAGTAACCTAAGGGCAGTTTTCAATCAATCTCTCTAGTGAtgtatcgtactggaacgcttaatatCATGCTTGGTGTCACTCGTTCATGAAAATGAATTGTATTTGTAAAGTATAAGAGGTGTAACATCATAATACCAAACAAACATAGACTGCTAAAATTATAAGATTACCGTAATCCGATAGAAAGCGGCTCAAATGTTTTAAAAGCATTCTCTGGTAATCCTATTTTACCGAGAATAAAGACGTAAGCTAATTCACTTTAAACTATTTAGAACAAAGAACGCGTTTACTTCGCAATCCGCTGCTTGCCAATTTTAAAGCCTGCACTAATTACAAAGTTCACATGCAAATGCTAATTGCATAACGAAACGTCTTCAGATCATTATCTGCAAGAACTAGAAGTCTAAGTGACTCATACTCTGGAcaccattaaattaaaattatacacaaACTATTAATATAAGCTCTTATAAAAGAGAACGGCTGGAAAATTggtttattagattttttatgtGAGACAAACATTAAAAACCGGTTTTTAGAATCCAAGTTAgtgaaactttattttaaagcattttgCGCACGAAGGATGTGGATAAAATTGCATTTGGCAAGAGTaatcaaataaacataattgttttCTGGAAGACGAATTCAGAAAGATAAAatctatgctaatattataaatgaccaAGTTTGCTGTTTGGCTCAACCGTAGGATCGATCTCGTTGAAATTTGATACAGATGTACTTTGCACCTTGGAGATGGGCATGAGGTATATAAAAACAGCGTTGCATACATTTTACCCGAGGAAAATAAAGGTTCctgaaggatttttcaattccAAAAAAACTCTGCCGGAATGAACCCCCTGAAGGGGTCTACCCTTTCCCGCCTTTCCTTTGCGGCCAGCTGCAGTGGTATTTTGCCCGGTATGAGAGCCTGCCAGTCTAATCGATACAGGGTTGGAGGAGCTACCAGTTTTTCGGACGGTTGTCCTTCCTCCCCGTTCGCTCATTCCAGGTAAGCGTTCCTCGGGTGCCCCGCGCTCCTGCCCCCTAAACCCGCTTGGGCCAGGGGTGGGTAGTGTCGGAGAGTGGTCCCCCCGACCCCGGTCGGCCAGGGTCGGAGCCAGATACTGCAGTTGCCAGGTTGATATGCACCGCTGCAGCTGCCCCGCGTTGCGTTAGCCCCTCTTACCCTGAACACTACCTTCCTAAAGCAGACTAAGTTGCGGGCAAAGCTAActccactttttgtttaatttgagTAGATCAGGTATTTTGACCTAGTGTTTTTCAATAAATGCCATTTAGCTTTCTGATACATGAAAGTTGtgcttcaatttatttttgcaatagCCTCTTAAAAACTAAGTCGCCGGGATTTGCCAAAGTGTCAGCGGCAAATTGTGGGTAACATGTTAATCTTTTCAGGGTTGATCGAGCTTCGGATCTTGTTGCGAAATATCACCCCTCCCATCCCGATGTTACGAGATTAactcaattaattattattagcgaTTACACAATTTTCAGACATTTGACTGAGGCAGTTAAATGACTGAAAATTGTAAAATAGACCATTGCTTATTATTTctactacggatcacgaggtcctgaggTAGATTGCCAGGTAGGGCAAAGAATGTATTTtgtattggattttttttgtgttgataGTTATTTGAGGAATTGGAGTTTTCTGGCAAGAAGTTATCAGCACCAACCCTGAGTTAGACAATTTGTGTTATCCACCCTGGCCTTCAACGATAAAGATCGGTGCTGGTTTTCTAACTAAAATAGTGTAATTAATCATTAATGCCCGCTAACCTGCACTAGAGCAGAGTTGAGGGTCTAAACTGTAAATAATTCTCTCCCTTAAGAGAGAAAGTGGATACCTAGAGTAATATAATAAGgctgataattaaaaaaaaatagtgtttgtatttattttacgtCAAAAGTGAAatcgtattaattaataattgctagttttaataaaattatttacattcaatGATATTTACAATCTAAGGTTAACCTGAAATAACTTACTCCCCATAATACCGTAATCATACCCACGTGTTGAATGtactgaaaataaatatgacGCGAAACGGAAAAATGTGACTTATAAATGAAGTAAAACGtaagaaaaaaactttacaattttttacattgcTATAAGTTTTCTTACATACGTCgacaaagaagtttcactttaataaatatactacgacaatacacacatcgccatctagccccaaagcaagcatagcttgtgatatgggtattgagatagctgatgaatattacagctgatgaatacttataatatacatataaccacccagacactgaaaaacattcatgttcatttttataagtttaaaatgcatattatgaaaatgcaacgtttcctactagatgacgctacagtcgctataagactgatgtgaaaggcatatactaattttcggcagcgccggtaggagagccgtagctttgCGCTCGTTCAGACACGGCGGGAACCGCGCGATTATAGAATCGCATGGAAATCGCGCGGGTCTTATTTATATGAGTTAGTTAGTAATCGTTCAGACATAACCGCGCGGTTAATCAAGCCGCGCGGTTACCGCAACCCAACCGCCAGAAAATAGAATCGCGCTGCTCCCGCGCGTTTCTATTACTATGGAGTCTTTACTTCGCGTTCAGTTGCGTTGCGGATACCGCGCGGTGAGCACGTCACTGTTCGCGAGTTCGCCATGGATCGTTTCGACACTGAACTATTTATTGATGAGGTGGAGAAGAGACCTGCAATATGGGACATTCAGTGTGATGAttactcaaataaaattatcaagaaCCGAGCTTGGCAAGAGTTGGTGGAGATATTTGGAAATTGCGAAGACACGGtggaaaaaaagaatattttaagtaagtaggtttattcaccaaaaaataattgacagaattatgttataattattgttatgaagCGTATATTATACTCTCCGTATactttaggtacttaaataaatataaacaaacttcGGCTGCTTTATGCAGACATTTCGAGCATTTTTCAAATGAAGGTCACAACGGTATTACCATATttcgtttgtttacatttagttATGTACCTAAACATTACAAGTACGGTATGTTAGTTGCAGCTATATCTTTGTGTCTTGCCATGGAACACGCCCATCATTCACAAAGTAATGAGCGAATTTATCTCTGATATTCAAAGATGACGGTGTCCCTCTTCCCGCATGCAAGGTATTGAGATTAGTCATGGGTGCATTATATAaagtatctttaaattttagacCATCTCTAGTCCGCACATAGTTATGTAGAACACAAGAAGCTTTTATTATATCTTCGGCAAAATCTATGTTTACATTTATAGGCCTATGAAAGATGCGCCATTTGTTCGCCAAAATACCAAAAGTGCACTCAATATTACGTCGGGCTCTCGATAACCTATagttaaaaatccttttttcaTATGGTAAACATTTGCCTGAATATGGGCGCATTAAATTTTCTGCTAAGCCGAAGGCTTCATCTCCAACTATAACATAAGGCATTGGTGTTAGGTCTACATTAGATATTGGTTTAGGTGTTGGtatgtttaatgatttttctgtcaggcgtttataaaaaaccgaatttttaaatatagcagaaTCACTGCTTTTGCCATAAGCCCCAATATCAACATAAGTAAAGCAATAGTTGGCGTCGCAAAGTGCTAAGAGCACTATGGAAAAGTAATGTTTATAGTTATGATACAAAGAACCCGAATCAACAGGCTTTATAACTCGGATATGCTTGCCGTCTATAGCACCAATGCAAT
This Pararge aegeria chromosome 3, ilParAegt1.1, whole genome shotgun sequence DNA region includes the following protein-coding sequences:
- the LOC120637205 gene encoding protein ALP1-like, with the translated sequence MEVDEEVCLLWLLLKKKKRKRRYWVHPILRDRLVHGQFVTLYPKLRMYDNKFFDYLRMSIKSFDELIELIRQDISCSETHLRPSVSPEEKLVITLRYLGTGCSFGELSYNYRLGKSTITGIVREVCKSLWNKLVNIVMPEASEDIWKTIARDFERYANFPNCIGAIDGKHIRVIKPVDSGSLYHNYKHYFSIVLLALCDANYCFTYVDIGAYGKSSDSAIFKNSVFYKRLTEKSLNIPTPKPISNVDLTPMPYVIVGDEAFGLAENLMRPYSGKCLPYEKRIFNYRLSRARRNIECTFGILANKWRIFHRPINVNIDFAEDIIKASCVLHNYVRTRDGLKFKDTLYNAPMTNLNTLHAGRGTPSSLNIRDKFAHYFVNDGRVPWQDTKI